The Couchioplanes caeruleus nucleotide sequence GGTGGTCCGGTGGAATCCGTCTGGGACTACCCGCGTCCGCCCCGGGTCGAGCGCAGCGCCGCCCGGATCACCGTGACGCACGCCGGGCAGGTGGTCGCGGACAGCCGCCGCTGCCTGCGGGTGCTGGAGACCTCGCACCCGCCGGTCTACTACGTGCCCCGCGAGGACGTCGCGGACGGCGTGCTGCGGCCCGCGCCCGGGCAGTCGTGGTGCGAGTTCAAGGGCACGGCGACCTACTGGGACCTGGTCGTGGCCGACGCCGAGGTGGCGGCCGCCGCCTGGTCGTACGAGCGGCCCACGCCCGCGTACGCCCAGCTCACCGGTGCGGTCGCGTTCTACCCGGGCCGGGTCGGCGAGTGCCGGGTGGACGGTGAGGTGGTCCGGGCGCAGGAGGGCGACTTCTACGGCGGGTGGATCACCGCGGACATCACCGGCCCGTTCAAGGGCGGCCCCGGCACGCGCGGCTGGTGACTCGCCGGGCCCGGCTGCCGCAACGCCCGGCGGCGGTGGCAGGGTGGCGGGTATGCGACTGTCGATCTGGCCCGGCGCCGGGCAGCCCTACGCCGACATGCTCGAGGTGGCCCGCCACGCCGCCGACACCGGATGGGACGGCGTCTGGGTCGCCGACCACTTCATGCCCAACGCGGCCCCGGGCCGGCACCCGTTCACCCCGACGCTGGAGGCGGGCTCGCTGGTGGCCGCGCTCGGCGCGAGCGTGCCCCGGGTCCGCATCGGCACCCTGGTCTACGGCAACACCTACCGGCACCCGGCCGTCGTGGCCAACATGGCCGCCACCGTCGACCACATCACCGGCGGCCGGTTCACCCTCGGCATGGGCGCCGGGTGGCAGGTCAACGAGCACGAGCAGTACGGCATCGAGCTGCCCCCGGTGAAGCAGCTGCTGGACCGGTTCGTCGAGGCGCTGCAGGTGCTGCACGGCCTGCTGCGGCAGCCGCGCACCACCTTCGACGGCGCGTACTACCGGCTCGCCGACGCGATCTGCGAGCCCAAGCCGGTGCAGGACCCGCTGCCCATCCTCATCGGCGGGAGCGGGGAGAAGCGCATGCTGCGGATCGTCGCCGAGTACGCCGACGCGTGGAACACGTGGGGCCGTCCGGATCTGATCGCGCACAAGTCCGCGGTGCTCGACCAGCACTGCGCCGCGGTGGGGCGGGAGCCGAAGGCCATCGCACGGACCGCCCAGGCGCTGACGAAGGTCGGCGGGGAGCTGCCCGGCGACCTCCCGATGCCGGCCATCGGCGGCTCTGTCGCGAAGCTGACCGAGGAGATCGAGGCGTACCGGGCGATCGGCCTCGACGAGCTCATCGTGCCTGATCGCCTGCTGGGTACGGGCGCCGAGCGGCTGCGCGCGATGGACGTCGTCCGGGGAATCGTGGCGGTCTGACCGGGCACGGATACCCATCGGCGCCGACTTCTTGATCTTCGGGCGGCGGATCGGCAGTATCTTCCACTTGGTGGGACGGTAATCTGCGAAGCAGCCCGTCTCGGGTATGAGCCATCGACGTCTCTCCCGGAAAGGACGGTGTCGACTCGTGAAGGTCGGCATTCCGAGCGAAGTCAAGAACAACGAGTTCCGGGTGGCGATCACCCCCGCGGGTGTCTTCGAGTTCACCCGCGCGGGCCACCAGGTGTACGTGCAGGCCGGGGCGGGTGCCGGCTCCTCGATCAGCGACGCCGACTACGCCGCCGCCGGCGCCACCGTGCTCGACGGGCCCGACGACGTGTGGGCCACCGCCGACCTCGTGCTCAAGGTCAAGGAGCCCATCGCCGAGGAGCACGCCCGCATGCGCGAGGGCCAGGTGCTGTTCACGTACCT carries:
- a CDS encoding DUF427 domain-containing protein yields the protein MESVWDYPRPPRVERSAARITVTHAGQVVADSRRCLRVLETSHPPVYYVPREDVADGVLRPAPGQSWCEFKGTATYWDLVVADAEVAAAAWSYERPTPAYAQLTGAVAFYPGRVGECRVDGEVVRAQEGDFYGGWITADITGPFKGGPGTRGW
- a CDS encoding TIGR03560 family F420-dependent LLM class oxidoreductase, translating into MRLSIWPGAGQPYADMLEVARHAADTGWDGVWVADHFMPNAAPGRHPFTPTLEAGSLVAALGASVPRVRIGTLVYGNTYRHPAVVANMAATVDHITGGRFTLGMGAGWQVNEHEQYGIELPPVKQLLDRFVEALQVLHGLLRQPRTTFDGAYYRLADAICEPKPVQDPLPILIGGSGEKRMLRIVAEYADAWNTWGRPDLIAHKSAVLDQHCAAVGREPKAIARTAQALTKVGGELPGDLPMPAIGGSVAKLTEEIEAYRAIGLDELIVPDRLLGTGAERLRAMDVVRGIVAV